A region of Piscinibacter gummiphilus DNA encodes the following proteins:
- a CDS encoding GGDEF domain-containing protein produces MTPGDAPATLKLGAALQLLAQSGHRLPTLEEAGSTVWLQAVIDALCDLSSRDPLTGLANRRHFELALAREIDRVARVGEPALVLMVDIDRFKSVNDTHGHAAGDLVIQFVAEALMDCVRPMDTVARFGGEEFAVILPNCPPAFGATVAERIRRKVETGGVTVAGQQQLSVTISLGGAYAPQWVRSSATLWIERADQQLYRAKAEGRNRACLEQPTVSMVSAEEKGLLFGTSQFQDIEPLP; encoded by the coding sequence GTGACGCCCGGCGACGCCCCGGCGACGCTGAAACTCGGCGCCGCGCTGCAGTTGCTGGCCCAGTCCGGCCACCGGCTGCCCACCCTCGAGGAGGCCGGCTCCACCGTGTGGCTGCAGGCCGTCATCGACGCGCTGTGCGACCTCTCCAGCCGCGACCCCCTCACCGGCCTCGCGAACCGCCGCCACTTCGAACTGGCCCTGGCCCGCGAAATCGACCGCGTCGCCCGCGTCGGCGAGCCGGCGCTGGTGCTGATGGTCGACATCGACCGCTTCAAGTCCGTCAACGACACCCACGGCCATGCCGCGGGCGACCTCGTCATCCAGTTCGTCGCCGAGGCGCTGATGGATTGCGTCCGCCCGATGGACACCGTGGCCCGCTTCGGCGGCGAGGAATTCGCCGTCATCCTGCCCAACTGCCCGCCGGCCTTCGGCGCCACCGTGGCCGAGCGCATCCGCCGAAAGGTCGAGACCGGTGGGGTCACTGTCGCGGGCCAGCAGCAACTGTCGGTGACAATCAGCCTCGGGGGAGCGTACGCCCCGCAGTGGGTCCGCTCGTCGGCCACGCTGTGGATCGAACGCGCCGACCAGCAGCTCTACCGGGCGAAGGCCGAAGGCCGCAACCGCGCCTGTCTGGAGCAGCCCACGGTGTCGATGGTCAGCGCCGAAGAAAAGGGTCTGCTGTTCGGGACCTCCCAATTCCAGGACATCGAACCCCTTCCATGA
- a CDS encoding CheR family methyltransferase, with translation MSAASPAELAALRTIAQPASEQEFTFGKDDFERVRELIYQRAGISLHAGKQAMVYSRLSRRLRETGQTSFSRYLQWLQSASGAAADAEWQEFINCLTTNLTSFFREEHHFVSLLSDLKARAGHPQRIWCNAASTGEEPYTIAMTCVEALGATAPVKIVASDIDTKVLATASRGIYPADSRGLSPERLRAHFLRGKGDNAGSIRVKPELAKLIEFRTHNLMDTRWSLGDPFDIVFCRNVMIYFDAPTQRKVLERIHAVMKPKSLLFVGHSENFTESKDLFRLRGKTIYERV, from the coding sequence ATGAGCGCCGCATCTCCTGCCGAACTGGCCGCCCTGCGCACCATCGCCCAGCCCGCCAGCGAGCAGGAATTCACCTTCGGCAAGGACGACTTCGAGCGCGTCCGCGAGCTGATCTACCAGCGTGCCGGCATCAGCCTGCACGCGGGCAAGCAGGCCATGGTCTACAGCCGCCTGTCGCGCCGCCTGCGCGAGACGGGCCAGACCTCGTTCAGCCGCTACCTCCAGTGGCTGCAGAGCGCCTCGGGCGCGGCGGCCGACGCCGAGTGGCAGGAGTTCATCAACTGCCTGACCACCAACCTCACGTCGTTCTTCCGCGAGGAACACCACTTCGTCTCGCTGCTGAGCGACCTGAAGGCCCGCGCGGGGCATCCCCAGCGCATCTGGTGCAACGCGGCGTCCACCGGCGAAGAGCCGTACACCATCGCGATGACCTGCGTCGAGGCGCTCGGTGCCACCGCGCCGGTGAAGATCGTCGCGAGCGACATCGACACCAAGGTGCTCGCCACCGCGAGCCGGGGCATCTACCCGGCGGATTCGCGCGGCCTGTCACCGGAACGCCTGCGCGCGCACTTCCTGCGCGGCAAGGGCGACAACGCCGGCTCGATCCGCGTGAAGCCCGAACTGGCGAAGCTCATCGAGTTCCGCACGCACAACCTGATGGACACGCGCTGGTCGCTCGGCGATCCGTTCGACATCGTGTTCTGCCGCAACGTGATGATCTATTTCGACGCTCCCACCCAGCGCAAGGTGCTGGAGCGCATCCATGCGGTGATGAAGCCGAAGAGCCTGCTGTTCGTGGGCCACTCGGAGAACTTCACCGAATCCAAGGATCTGTTCCGCCTGCGTGGCAAGACGATCTACGAGCGCGTCTGA
- the cheD gene encoding chemoreceptor glutamine deamidase CheD: MALTTSPAPVSRLDKLKAAPRKPGEASFFFYDAHFKNDAVKILPGEYFVHHEDMLIMTTLGSCIAACIYDRNAKVGGMNHFMLPDGAGDSGRYGSYAMELLINEMMKRGASRLTMEAKVFGGGQVVSGMTTMNVGERNTAFVMDYLKTERIPVVSKDVLDVYPRKVCFLPGSGKAMVKRLAPTNTDTLVAQDRAAAQRAVPAATGGGSVDLF, encoded by the coding sequence ATGGCACTGACCACCTCCCCCGCACCGGTTTCCCGCCTCGACAAGCTCAAGGCCGCGCCGCGCAAGCCGGGTGAAGCCTCGTTCTTCTTCTACGACGCGCACTTCAAGAACGATGCCGTCAAGATCCTGCCCGGCGAGTACTTCGTGCACCACGAGGACATGCTGATCATGACCACGCTCGGGTCGTGCATCGCCGCGTGCATCTACGACCGCAACGCGAAGGTCGGCGGCATGAACCACTTCATGCTGCCCGACGGCGCCGGCGACTCGGGCCGCTACGGCTCGTACGCGATGGAACTGCTGATCAACGAGATGATGAAGCGCGGCGCCAGCCGCCTCACGATGGAGGCGAAGGTGTTCGGTGGCGGCCAGGTGGTCAGCGGCATGACGACCATGAACGTCGGCGAGCGCAACACCGCCTTCGTGATGGACTACCTGAAGACCGAACGCATCCCCGTGGTCTCGAAGGACGTGCTCGACGTGTACCCGCGCAAAGTGTGTTTCCTTCCGGGAAGCGGCAAGGCGATGGTCAAGCGGCTCGCGCCCACCAACACCGACACGCTGGTGGCGCAGGACCGCGCCGCGGCGCAACGGGCCGTCCCGGCCGCCACGGGCGGTGGTTCGGTCGATCTGTTCTGA
- a CDS encoding protein-glutamate methylesterase/protein-glutamine glutaminase, translating to MAKTRVIVVDDSALVRSLLTEIINRQPDMVCIGAAADPLVAREMIRELNPDVITLDVEMPRMDGIDFLSKLMRLRPMPVVMVSTLTERGAEVTMKALELGAVDFVAKPKIGIADGLRLLAEDITDKVRIASKATIRKHHAPAPAAPGTPAAAKPAVPASVGRLSTEKIIFIGASTGGTEATKEVLINLPPDCPAVVITQHMPPGFTKSYAARLDGLCRISVKEAQDGERILPGHAYIAPGGLHLSVERSGANYIARVQEGEPVNRHRPSVEVLFKSAARVVGPNALGIMLTGMGADGAKAMKELRDAGSYNYVQDEASCVVFGMPREAINAGAAHEVLPLTQIAPKLIERLRSTAGMSTNRV from the coding sequence ATGGCAAAGACACGTGTCATCGTGGTGGACGACTCGGCGCTCGTGCGCAGTCTCCTCACCGAAATCATCAACCGGCAGCCCGACATGGTCTGCATCGGCGCCGCGGCCGACCCGCTCGTCGCGCGCGAGATGATCCGCGAACTCAACCCGGACGTCATCACGCTCGACGTGGAAATGCCCCGCATGGACGGCATCGACTTCCTGAGCAAGCTGATGCGCCTGCGCCCGATGCCGGTCGTGATGGTCTCCACGCTGACCGAACGCGGCGCCGAGGTGACGATGAAGGCGCTCGAACTGGGCGCCGTGGACTTCGTCGCGAAACCGAAGATCGGCATCGCCGACGGCCTCCGCCTGCTGGCCGAGGACATCACGGACAAGGTGCGCATCGCATCGAAGGCCACCATCCGCAAGCACCATGCGCCCGCCCCCGCGGCGCCCGGCACCCCGGCCGCCGCGAAGCCCGCGGTGCCGGCCTCGGTGGGCCGCCTGTCCACCGAAAAGATCATCTTCATCGGCGCCTCCACCGGCGGCACGGAAGCCACGAAGGAAGTGCTGATCAACCTGCCGCCGGACTGCCCGGCCGTCGTGATCACGCAGCACATGCCGCCGGGTTTCACGAAGAGCTATGCCGCGCGCCTGGACGGCCTGTGCCGCATCAGCGTGAAGGAAGCGCAGGACGGCGAACGCATCCTGCCCGGCCACGCGTACATCGCGCCGGGCGGCCTGCACCTCAGCGTGGAGCGCAGCGGCGCGAACTACATCGCCCGCGTGCAGGAAGGCGAACCCGTCAACCGCCACCGGCCGTCGGTCGAGGTGCTGTTCAAGTCGGCGGCCCGCGTGGTCGGTCCCAACGCACTGGGCATCATGCTCACCGGCATGGGCGCCGACGGCGCGAAGGCCATGAAGGAACTGCGCGACGCGGGCAGCTACAACTACGTGCAGGACGAAGCGAGCTGCGTGGTGTTCGGGATGCCGCGCGAGGCCATCAATGCAGGCGCGGCGCACGAGGTGCTGCCGCTCACGCAGATCGCGCCGAAGCTGATCGAGCGGTTGCGGTCCACTGCGGGTATGTCGACCAACCGCGTCTGA
- the hemW gene encoding radical SAM family heme chaperone HemW, whose product MVSRYMRPGIMTLGALPPLALYVHLPWCLKKCPYCDFNSHEQRGGVPEDEYLAALRADLEAALPLVWGRRIHSVFIGGGTPSLFSPAAIDQLVTDLRARLPFEPGCEVTLEANPGTFERDRFKAFRAAGVTRLSIGVQSFDDTMLKALGRVHDAAQAHAAVAEAREHFETFNLDLMYALPGQSVAQFEADLDQALAHAPPHLSVYHLTIEPNTYFAKYPPKVPDDDTAFEMLDVITARTGAAGLERYEVSAFAKPGHRCQHNLNYWQFGDYLGIGAGAHSKLSFPHRVVRQVRYRDPAKYMAQAMAGRAVAKDEEVGRKDLPFEFMLNGLRLREGFELMRFTERTGLPVTSIRKALDEAEAKGWITRDMARVEPTARGFDFLNDLQELFL is encoded by the coding sequence ATGGTGTCGCGGTACATGCGCCCGGGCATCATGACCCTCGGGGCGCTGCCGCCGCTCGCGCTGTACGTGCACCTGCCGTGGTGCCTGAAGAAGTGCCCGTACTGCGACTTCAACTCGCACGAGCAGCGCGGCGGCGTGCCCGAGGACGAGTACCTGGCCGCCCTGCGCGCCGACCTGGAGGCGGCGCTGCCGCTCGTGTGGGGCCGGCGCATCCACAGCGTGTTCATCGGCGGCGGCACCCCCAGCCTGTTCTCCCCGGCCGCCATCGACCAGCTGGTCACCGACCTGCGCGCCCGCCTGCCGTTCGAGCCCGGCTGCGAGGTCACGCTCGAGGCCAACCCGGGCACGTTCGAGCGCGACCGCTTCAAGGCCTTCCGGGCCGCCGGTGTCACGCGCCTGTCGATCGGCGTGCAGAGCTTCGACGACACGATGCTGAAGGCGCTGGGCCGCGTGCACGACGCCGCGCAGGCGCATGCCGCCGTCGCCGAGGCGCGCGAGCATTTCGAGACGTTCAACCTCGACCTGATGTACGCGCTGCCGGGCCAGTCGGTGGCGCAGTTCGAGGCCGACCTGGACCAGGCGCTCGCGCACGCGCCGCCGCACCTGTCCGTCTACCACCTCACCATCGAGCCCAACACCTACTTCGCGAAGTACCCGCCGAAGGTGCCCGACGACGACACGGCCTTCGAGATGCTCGACGTGATCACCGCGCGCACGGGCGCGGCGGGGCTGGAGCGCTACGAGGTCTCCGCATTCGCGAAGCCGGGCCACCGCTGCCAGCACAACCTCAACTACTGGCAGTTCGGCGACTACCTCGGCATCGGCGCGGGCGCCCATTCGAAGCTGTCGTTCCCGCACCGCGTGGTGCGCCAGGTGCGCTACCGCGACCCGGCGAAGTACATGGCGCAGGCGATGGCCGGGCGCGCGGTCGCGAAGGACGAGGAGGTGGGCCGGAAGGACCTGCCGTTCGAGTTCATGCTGAACGGGCTGCGGTTGCGGGAGGGGTTCGAGCTGATGCGGTTCACCGAGCGCACGGGGCTGCCCGTCACGAGCATCCGCAAGGCGCTCGACGAGGCCGAGGCGAAGGGGTGGATCACGCGCGACATGGCGCGGGTCGAACCCACGGCGCGCGGGTTCGATTTCCTCAACGACCTGCAGGAACTCTTTCTGTAG
- the rdgB gene encoding RdgB/HAM1 family non-canonical purine NTP pyrophosphatase gives MRLVLASNNAKKLVELQALFAPLGLDLVTQGSLGIGEAEEPHGTFVENALEKARHAARAAGGAAIADDSGLCVDALGGAPGVLSARYATLFGQPKSDEDNNRVLLEKLLPHPDRRGRFVCALVAVRSAEDPEPLIAFGRWDGEVLQAPKGEGGFGYDPLLWIPSLSASVAELPAAEKNRVSHRAIASRQMLGLMQEVWRLG, from the coding sequence ATGCGCCTCGTCCTCGCCTCCAACAACGCGAAGAAGCTCGTCGAGCTGCAGGCGCTCTTCGCGCCGCTGGGCCTCGACCTGGTGACACAGGGCTCGCTCGGCATCGGCGAGGCCGAGGAACCGCACGGCACGTTCGTCGAGAACGCGCTCGAGAAGGCGCGCCACGCGGCGCGCGCGGCCGGTGGCGCCGCCATCGCCGACGACTCGGGCCTGTGCGTCGACGCGCTCGGTGGCGCGCCGGGCGTGCTGTCGGCCCGCTACGCCACATTGTTCGGCCAGCCGAAGTCGGACGAGGACAACAACCGCGTGCTGCTCGAGAAGCTGCTGCCGCACCCCGACCGCCGCGGGCGCTTCGTGTGCGCGCTGGTGGCCGTGCGCTCGGCCGAAGACCCCGAGCCGCTGATCGCCTTCGGCCGCTGGGACGGCGAGGTGCTGCAGGCCCCGAAGGGCGAGGGCGGCTTCGGCTATGACCCGCTGCTGTGGATCCCGTCGCTGTCGGCGAGCGTCGCCGAGCTGCCGGCGGCCGAGAAGAACCGCGTCAGCCACCGTGCCATCGCCTCGCGGCAGATGCTCGGGCTGATGCAAGAGGTGTGGCGCCTTGGCTGA
- the rph gene encoding ribonuclease PH, whose amino-acid sequence MTFIRPLGRAADSLRPVTITRHYTKHAEGSVLIAFGDTKVLCTASVEEKVPGHKKGSGEGWVTAEYGMLPRATHTRSDREAARGKQSGRTQEIQRLIGRSLRAVFDLKALGERTIHLDCDVLQADGGTRTAAITGAYVAAVDAVRSIQKAGKISASPILQAVAAISVGIVEGTPVLDLEYVEDSACDTDMNVVMTADGGFVEVQGTAEGKPFSSAEMATMLGLADKGIRELIVAQAAALAQD is encoded by the coding sequence ATGACCTTCATCCGCCCCCTCGGTCGCGCCGCCGACAGCCTGCGCCCCGTCACCATCACGCGCCACTACACCAAACACGCCGAGGGTTCGGTGCTGATCGCGTTCGGCGACACGAAGGTGCTGTGCACCGCGTCCGTCGAGGAGAAGGTGCCCGGCCACAAGAAGGGTTCGGGCGAGGGCTGGGTCACGGCCGAGTACGGCATGCTGCCGCGTGCCACCCACACCCGCAGCGACCGCGAGGCCGCACGCGGCAAGCAGAGCGGCCGCACGCAGGAGATCCAGCGCCTGATCGGCCGCTCGCTGCGCGCCGTGTTCGACCTGAAGGCGCTCGGCGAACGCACCATCCACCTCGACTGCGACGTGCTGCAGGCCGACGGCGGCACCCGCACCGCGGCCATCACCGGCGCCTACGTGGCGGCCGTCGACGCCGTGCGGTCCATCCAGAAGGCTGGCAAGATCTCGGCCTCGCCCATCCTCCAGGCCGTGGCCGCGATCTCGGTGGGCATCGTCGAGGGCACACCGGTGCTCGATCTCGAGTACGTGGAAGACTCGGCCTGCGACACCGACATGAACGTCGTGATGACGGCCGACGGCGGCTTCGTGGAGGTGCAGGGCACCGCCGAAGGCAAACCGTTCTCGAGCGCCGAGATGGCCACCATGCTGGGCCTGGCCGACAAGGGCATCCGCGAACTGATCGTCGCGCAGGCCGCGGCCCTGGCGCAGGACTGA
- a CDS encoding PP2C family protein-serine/threonine phosphatase, producing the protein MRFSVYQVSRRGGREKNEDRMGYCYTRDSGLFALADGMGGHPEGEVASQLALQTLAAMFQRDAKPTLKEPMRFLHEAIIAGHHQLLRYATQKALIDTPRTTVVACVLQGNSAYWAHCGDSRLYLVRGDKLIARTRDHSYSELQETMSHVVPMPERFNRNVLFTCLGSPGKPVVDTVGPLLLQSGDRLLLCSDGLWGTVSDTVITEQLSRNGIADAVPELVEQALRNGGAKSDNVTVLAMEWESAEDNDSSGGVSTQSLGEEVFASTIQASVLGEAPADELDDAEIERSIREINEAIKRSSQKKP; encoded by the coding sequence ATGCGATTTTCCGTGTATCAGGTCAGTCGCAGGGGCGGCCGCGAGAAGAACGAAGACCGCATGGGCTATTGCTACACGCGCGATTCGGGCCTTTTCGCCCTCGCCGACGGCATGGGTGGCCACCCCGAGGGGGAGGTCGCCTCGCAGCTCGCGCTGCAGACCCTCGCTGCCATGTTCCAGCGCGATGCCAAGCCCACGCTGAAGGAACCCATGCGGTTCCTGCACGAGGCCATCATCGCCGGCCACCACCAGCTGTTGCGCTACGCCACGCAGAAGGCCCTCATCGACACGCCCCGCACCACCGTCGTGGCGTGTGTGTTGCAGGGCAACTCGGCCTACTGGGCCCACTGCGGCGACTCGCGCCTGTACCTCGTTCGAGGCGACAAGCTCATCGCCCGCACCCGTGACCACTCGTACTCCGAACTCCAGGAGACCATGAGCCACGTGGTGCCCATGCCCGAACGCTTCAACCGCAACGTGCTGTTCACGTGCCTCGGCAGCCCGGGCAAGCCCGTGGTCGACACCGTGGGCCCGCTGCTGCTGCAGAGCGGTGACCGCCTGCTGCTGTGCTCCGACGGCCTGTGGGGCACGGTGAGCGACACCGTCATCACCGAACAGCTCTCGCGCAACGGCATCGCCGACGCGGTGCCCGAACTCGTCGAGCAGGCGCTGCGCAATGGCGGGGCCAAGAGCGACAACGTCACGGTGCTCGCGATGGAATGGGAGTCGGCGGAAGACAACGACAGCAGCGGCGGCGTGTCCACGCAGTCGCTCGGCGAGGAAGTCTTCGCGTCCACCATCCAGGCCAGCGTGCTGGGCGAGGCGCCGGCCGACGAACTCGACGACGCCGAGATCGAGCGCTCCATCCGCGAGATCAACGAAGCCATCAAGCGGTCGTCCCAGAAGAAGCCCTGA
- a CDS encoding serine/threonine protein kinase, with amino-acid sequence MSKPKPAPLPSGTVVGGYQIIKKLAAGGFGVVYLAEDAERHLVAVKEYLPSSLAERAPGELTPRVKPEKQPLYRLGLKSFFEEGRSLAQISHPSVVSVLNFFRENETVYMVMNYLQGDTLQDFIVTARDLKRDKVFRESTIRSLFDEILRGLRIVHQHKMLHLDIKPANIFITNENKAVLLDFGAAREVLSKEGNFIRPMYTPGFAAPEMYRRDGTLGPWTDIYAIGACIYACMQGYPPNDSPQRIEKDRLALSLSRLRNVYSDNLIEVTEWCMSLDPLSRPQSVFSLQKELARETERRYTKLSFSERLKLQLENLTAKS; translated from the coding sequence TGCCTTCCGGCACTGTGGTCGGCGGTTACCAGATCATCAAGAAGTTGGCGGCCGGGGGCTTTGGCGTGGTGTATCTCGCCGAAGACGCCGAACGCCACCTCGTGGCGGTCAAGGAATACCTGCCGTCGTCGCTGGCCGAACGGGCCCCGGGCGAACTCACTCCCCGGGTCAAGCCCGAGAAGCAGCCACTGTACCGCCTCGGGCTGAAAAGCTTCTTCGAGGAAGGGCGTTCGCTCGCGCAGATCAGCCACCCGAGCGTGGTGAGCGTGCTGAACTTCTTCCGCGAGAACGAGACCGTCTACATGGTGATGAACTACCTGCAGGGTGACACCCTGCAGGACTTCATCGTGACGGCGCGCGACCTCAAGCGGGACAAGGTCTTCCGCGAGTCCACCATCCGCTCCCTGTTCGACGAGATCCTCCGCGGCCTGCGCATCGTGCACCAGCACAAGATGCTCCACCTGGACATCAAGCCGGCCAACATCTTCATCACGAACGAGAACAAGGCGGTGCTGCTCGACTTCGGCGCGGCGCGCGAGGTGCTGAGCAAGGAAGGCAACTTCATCCGCCCGATGTACACGCCGGGCTTCGCGGCCCCCGAGATGTACCGCCGCGACGGCACGCTGGGCCCGTGGACCGACATCTACGCCATCGGCGCGTGCATCTACGCGTGCATGCAGGGCTACCCGCCCAACGATTCACCCCAGCGCATCGAGAAGGACCGGCTCGCGCTGAGCCTGTCCCGGCTGCGCAACGTGTACTCCGACAACCTGATCGAAGTCACCGAGTGGTGCATGTCGCTCGATCCGCTGTCCCGTCCGCAGAGCGTGTTCTCTCTGCAAAAAGAACTGGCGCGCGAGACCGAACGGCGCTATACCAAGCTCAGCTTCAGCGAACGCCTGAAGCTGCAGCTCGAAAACCTGACCGCCAAGAGTTGA